One window from the genome of Macaca fascicularis isolate 582-1 chromosome 7, T2T-MFA8v1.1 encodes:
- the EID1 gene encoding EP300-interacting inhibitor of differentiation 1: MSEMAELSELYEESSDLQMDVMPGEGDLPQMEVGSGSRELSLRPSRNGAPPQLEEEGPMEEEEAQPMAAPEGKRSLANGPNAGEQPGQVAGADFESEDEGEEFDDWEDDYDYPEEEQLSGAGYRVSAALEEADKMFLRTREAALDGGFQMHYEKTPFDQLAFIEELFSLMVVNRLTEELGCDEIIDRE, translated from the coding sequence ATGTCGGAAATGGCCGAGTTGTCCGAGCTATATGAAGAGAGCAGTGACCTGCAAATGGATGTGATGCCTGGCGAGGGTGACCTACCGCAGATGGAGGTAGGCAGCGGGAGCCGGGAGCTATCCCTGCGTCCCTCCCGCAACGGGGCCCCGCCACAGCTCGAGGAGGAAGGCccaatggaggaggaggaggcccagCCAATGGCGGCGCCAGAGGGGAAACGGAGCCTTGCTAACGGGCCCAACGCTGGGGAGCAGCCAGGCCAGGTGGCGGGCGCAGACTTCGAGAGCGAGGACGAGGGCGAGGAATTTGATGACTGGGAGGACGACTACGACTATCCCGAAGAGGAGCAGCTTAGTGGTGCCGGCTACAGAGTATCAGCTGCTCTTGAAGAAGCCGACAAGATGTTTCTGAGAACAAGAGAAGCAGCCCTGGATGGCGGGTTTCAGATGCATTATGAGAAGACCCCGTTTGATCAGTTAGCTTTTATCGAAGAGCTTTTTTCACTGATGGTTGTCAATCGTCTGACCGAAGAACTCGGCTGTGATGAGATTATTGATAGAGAGTAG